In one window of Lewinella sp. 4G2 DNA:
- the gldG gene encoding gliding motility-associated ABC transporter substrate-binding protein GldG — protein sequence MPQLEKKHRNQSLVQFALAVALLVIINVLANARIGGTALYGAWDLTEDKRFTLTDNTAEQLENLEERLTIRILLTGKLPANYERLKEKVSDLLLDFSSYTNNIEWEFSDPLSGDPEIVRDRQRQLQEDFGIVPVTVYSAATAAERSLNAVYPYAVLTYGTRQRVVPFLAPSLPGMSEIRRINQAESLLEYNLSRAIEGLTNNDKPLIGFTMGHGELPGINTIDLVRNLREDYDLGPVNLDSFALIPNDIELLIVAKPTIPFSDFEAFKLDQYIMNGGKVLWAVDAVSMDLDSLQGRNEFYPQPYSTGLEDIFFKYGFRLPPVLALDLSNTKIAMATGRSAEGTNITLVDFPYHVKSIPREDHPVVKNLDPVDLRFPTVIESVSDDPDVKKTVLLTTSPRSRRQRLPSPIDLDAQKFSLDLDRFDEEALPLAMLLEGSFTSPYANRLRKENEAMLRENGIAFKAKSEPTRMMIIADGDVLSNEVGKQNPYYPLGFNKFEKFQYANKTFMLNAIEYLLNPNGVIGARGKEVKLRLTDKEAAVANATSWRLLNIGLPLLLLALFGLGFNFVRKRRYAKKRA from the coding sequence ATGCCCCAACTAGAAAAGAAACACCGCAACCAATCGCTCGTCCAGTTCGCCTTGGCCGTAGCCCTGCTCGTGATCATCAACGTGCTGGCCAATGCACGCATCGGCGGGACGGCCCTCTACGGCGCCTGGGATTTGACGGAAGACAAGCGCTTCACGCTTACGGATAATACCGCCGAACAGCTGGAGAACCTGGAAGAGCGCCTCACCATCCGCATTCTCCTCACGGGTAAGTTGCCCGCCAATTACGAACGACTGAAGGAAAAGGTCTCCGATCTGCTGCTGGATTTCTCCTCTTACACCAACAATATTGAGTGGGAGTTCTCCGATCCCCTGAGTGGTGACCCCGAGATCGTACGCGACCGCCAACGGCAGTTGCAAGAAGACTTCGGCATCGTCCCGGTAACGGTTTACTCTGCCGCCACTGCAGCCGAAAGAAGCCTGAACGCCGTCTATCCCTACGCCGTATTGACGTACGGTACGCGCCAGCGGGTCGTTCCTTTTCTTGCGCCTTCCCTACCCGGCATGAGTGAGATCCGACGGATTAACCAGGCGGAGAGTTTGCTGGAGTACAACCTGAGCCGCGCCATTGAGGGACTGACCAATAATGATAAGCCGCTCATTGGCTTCACGATGGGCCACGGGGAATTACCCGGCATCAATACGATCGACCTCGTGCGGAACCTCCGCGAAGATTACGACCTGGGGCCAGTGAATTTGGATAGCTTCGCGCTCATTCCCAACGACATTGAATTGCTGATTGTCGCCAAGCCCACCATTCCCTTTTCTGATTTTGAAGCATTCAAGTTGGACCAGTACATCATGAATGGCGGCAAAGTCCTCTGGGCCGTGGATGCCGTTTCAATGGACCTAGACTCTTTGCAGGGTCGGAACGAATTCTACCCCCAACCTTACTCCACTGGGCTGGAGGACATCTTCTTTAAATACGGATTCCGCCTACCGCCGGTGCTCGCCCTGGATCTTTCAAACACCAAGATTGCTATGGCGACGGGGCGGAGTGCGGAAGGGACCAACATTACTCTCGTGGACTTTCCCTACCACGTAAAATCCATCCCGCGCGAAGACCACCCCGTAGTAAAAAATCTGGACCCGGTAGATCTTCGCTTCCCTACTGTGATCGAGTCGGTAAGCGACGACCCCGACGTCAAGAAAACGGTGTTGCTGACGACGAGCCCCCGTTCCCGCCGGCAACGGCTTCCCTCCCCCATTGATCTGGACGCGCAGAAATTCAGTCTCGACCTGGACCGTTTTGACGAGGAGGCCTTACCCCTGGCCATGTTGCTGGAAGGTTCCTTCACCAGCCCTTATGCTAACCGGCTGCGCAAGGAAAACGAAGCCATGTTACGGGAGAATGGAATCGCGTTCAAAGCCAAATCCGAGCCAACCCGGATGATGATCATCGCTGACGGTGACGTGCTCTCCAACGAGGTGGGAAAACAGAATCCCTACTACCCGTTGGGCTTCAACAAATTTGAGAAATTTCAGTACGCCAACAAAACCTTCATGTTGAATGCCATCGAATACCTGCTCAACCCGAATGGGGTGATTGGTGCTCGTGGCAAGGAGGTTAAACTGCGCCTCACTGACAAGGAAGCGGCGGTGGCGAACGCTACGTCGTGGCGCTTACTTAACATCGGTCTTCCGCTGCTGCTGCTCGCCCTCTTCGGCCTTGGGTTTAACTTTGTGCGCAAGCGTCGCTACGCGAAAAAACGCGCCTGA
- a CDS encoding DEAD/DEAH box helicase, with protein sequence MKFDQYPLAPEIKRSIGKLGWKRPTDIQYKAIRHILKGEDVMGIAQTGTGKTAAFAIPVIQLIHTGKERQRRKDGIKCLVMVPTRELAMQLDQVFSDLAKGTRVNIFALTGGVEQDPQIAQLQDGVDILIATPGRMFDLLNQGALRLSRVNILVLDEADLMLDLGFIDDIRGIMGHLVKRRQTLFFSATINEKIKKLAYTLVKKPIRIQISPKDPISRNVDHSVVFIEMDDKRFFLERFYKENPEAKLLTFVRTRVRAERVTKAMARVGIEALVLHGDMSQDDRNKALEDFREGATRMMVATDVSARGIDIADVTHVINYDLPDQPDNYVHRVGRTGRGDRRGIAYTFCAPNEHDKLRAIEAYTGTEIKIVELDRQEYKETLHFSRTDNMSLEDLMKEAEAWEKKKK encoded by the coding sequence ATGAAATTCGACCAATATCCCCTCGCTCCGGAAATCAAAAGATCAATCGGTAAGCTGGGTTGGAAACGACCTACGGATATCCAGTACAAGGCCATCCGCCATATCCTGAAAGGTGAAGATGTGATGGGGATCGCCCAAACCGGCACGGGGAAGACGGCGGCTTTCGCCATCCCGGTCATCCAGTTGATCCACACCGGGAAAGAACGGCAGCGGCGGAAGGACGGCATCAAGTGTCTGGTAATGGTCCCTACCCGGGAGTTGGCCATGCAATTGGATCAGGTGTTTTCCGACCTGGCGAAGGGTACCCGCGTCAATATATTTGCCCTGACCGGAGGGGTGGAACAGGACCCACAGATCGCGCAGTTGCAGGATGGTGTCGACATCCTCATCGCCACCCCCGGCCGGATGTTTGACTTGTTGAATCAGGGAGCGCTGCGCCTCAGCCGCGTCAACATCCTCGTACTGGACGAAGCGGACCTGATGCTCGACCTTGGTTTTATTGATGATATCCGTGGCATCATGGGCCACCTCGTCAAACGACGGCAGACCCTGTTCTTTTCGGCCACCATCAATGAGAAGATCAAGAAATTGGCCTACACGCTGGTCAAAAAGCCGATACGAATTCAGATCTCACCGAAGGATCCTATTTCTCGCAACGTCGATCACTCCGTCGTCTTCATCGAAATGGATGATAAGCGATTTTTCCTCGAGCGCTTCTACAAAGAAAACCCGGAGGCGAAGCTCCTTACATTTGTTCGCACCCGCGTCCGCGCCGAAAGAGTAACAAAAGCAATGGCACGCGTCGGTATTGAAGCCCTGGTCCTACACGGAGACATGAGCCAGGACGACCGGAATAAAGCGCTGGAAGACTTCCGGGAAGGCGCTACCCGGATGATGGTCGCCACCGACGTAAGTGCCCGCGGAATTGACATCGCCGACGTGACCCACGTGATCAACTACGATCTGCCGGACCAGCCCGATAATTACGTCCACCGTGTGGGCCGGACCGGCCGTGGCGACCGCCGGGGAATCGCTTACACCTTCTGCGCTCCGAATGAGCACGACAAGTTGCGGGCCATCGAAGCTTACACCGGAACCGAGATCAAAATAGTGGAATTGGACCGGCAGGAATACAAAGAAACGCTGCACTTCAGCCGCACCGATAATATGTCGCTGGAGGACTTGATGAAGGAGGCGGAAGCCTGGGAAAAGAAGAAAAAGTAG